A single genomic interval of Pyrus communis chromosome 7, drPyrComm1.1, whole genome shotgun sequence harbors:
- the LOC137740522 gene encoding 23 kDa jasmonate-induced protein-like — MADNVFGNPITDDTLKGMPDYSGKEITRLDRAHVALNMKNAGEKNVNARNHADKWKKQYGIGCVVYNATGDMIKFHATHDWHGHIGEGPYPQEILNGQWGAFSHVHTNLAAAGSNAAVVYRGVNNAGSECDWMLSWSNPFNSIKYDNKVYTEVGEAGHFDNGWHEISKNLDKGEQNITRTSNGCVSIMSTGIDTSPVVEAILTLEHADEAKPTTGHAQVLPTVRAIPTSDHA, encoded by the exons ATGGCCGATAACGTTTTTGGCAACCCCATCACCGATGATACTTTGAAGGGGATGCCGGATTATTCCGGCAAGGAAATAACAAGATTAGACAGGGCACACGTGGCATTGAACATGAAAAATGCCGGGGAGAAGAACGTCAACGCCCGAAACCATGCGGACAAGTGGAAGAAGCAGTATGGCATCGGCTGCGTTGTTTACAATGCAACTGGGGACATGATAAAATTTCATGCTACGCACGATTGGCATGGGCACATCGGAGAGGGACCCTACCCACAAGAGATTTTAAATGGTCAGTGGGGTGCGTTTTCGCACGTCCACACTAACTTAGCGGCGGCTGGATCCAATGCGGCTGTTGTGTACCGAGGCGTGAATAACGCCGGTAGTGAATGCGACTGGATGTTGTCTTGGAGCAACCCATTTAACAGTATAAAATATGACAACAAG GTCTATACAGAGGTTGGCGAAGCTGGCCACTTTGATAATGGTTGGCATGAAATATCTAAAAACTTGGACAAAGGTGAACAGAACATAACGCGCACATCAAATGGGTGCGTGTCAATTATGTCAACCGGTATTGACACTTCCCCAGTTGTTGAAGCAATACTCACTTTAGAACATGCCGATGAAGCAAAACCCACTACGGGACATGCCCAAGTCCTCCCAACTGTTAGAGCAATACCCACTTCAGACCATGCCTAA
- the LOC137740523 gene encoding uncharacterized protein — protein sequence MEPPWKFSLPDLAIFKGDEDPDRHLKHYRNEYLSHRSIKKTFDHFFNIMKGLNESIHNYVKRFKAEKAKIVGCNKGIAAAAFKNGLPTKHPLFGKLIMGEELTLAALYALAKKHTLWDEAKQSCGNEQKNKCMDHSSNEDDSAPKAFTKFTVPIGQILYKLKNEPWFQLPSPIKGDLTKLDQTKYCAFHQGPGHTTNSYLKWKQYLEELTNEDWCNKYLDKSAT from the exons ATGGAACCACCGTGGAAGTTTAGCCTACCAGATTTAGCCATTTTTAAGGGAGATGAAGATCCGGACAGGCATCTGAAGCATTACCGCAAC GAATATTTGTCCCACCGCTCAATCAAAAAGACGTTCGACCACTTTTTCAACATTATGAAAGGCCTGAATGAGTCAATCCACAACTATGTCAAGAGGTTTAAGGCGGAGAAGGCTAAGATTGTCGGTTGCAACAAGGGCATAGCAGCGGCAGCATTCAAAAATGGGCTCCCCACCAAACACCCTTTATTTGGAAAATTGATTATGGGTGAGGAGCTGACCCTGGCAGCTTTGTATGCTTTGGCAAAGAAGCATACATTATGGGACGAAGCCAAGCAGTCTTGCGGGAACgagcaaaaaaataaatgcaTGGACCATTCCTCAAACGAAGATGACTCAGCACCAAAGGCGTTCACCAAGTTCACAGTTCCGATTGGCCAAATTCTCTATAAGCTCAAGAATGAACCATGGTTCCAACTGCCATCACCCATAAAGGGTGATCTTACCAAGCTGGATCAGACAAAGTATTGCGCATTCCACCAAGGGCCGGGTCACACTACTAATAGTTACCTAAAGTGGAAGCAGTACCTCGAGGAACTGACGAATGAAGACTGGTGCAACAAATACCTCGACAAGTCAGCTACATGA